From one Humulus lupulus chromosome 8, drHumLupu1.1, whole genome shotgun sequence genomic stretch:
- the LOC133796664 gene encoding BON1-associated protein 2-like, with protein sequence MAKSYSSSPAIEITVLSGENLRIDLKSIKKNAFVVVRSNSRNVFRKTEIDTEGGSNPNWNEKLVLDLPVHAAALTVEVHCRTAIGNRLVGMASVPISDISGGYVPESYLHFLSYRLRDQKGERNGIINLSVKTKFAAAPERSCAASSASLASSPVVGVPVGKNNLGGVVTGFPVWSVSH encoded by the coding sequence ATGGCCAAGTCTTACTCCTCATCGCCAGCTATTGAAATCACTGTCTTATCAGGCGAAAACCTCCGGATCGACCTGAAATCCATCAAGAAAAACGCATTCGTCGTTGTTCGATCCAATAGCAGAAACGTTTTCCGGAAGACCGAGATCGATACCGAGGGCGGTAGCAACCCAAACTGGAATGAAAAACTCGTCCTTGACTTGCCGGTCCACGCAGCGGCATTGACCGTCGAGGTTCACTGCAGAACTGCGATTGGTAACAGACTCGTCGGAATGGCTTCGGTTCCCATCTCGGACATTTCCGGTGGGTACGTACCGGAGAGTTACTTACATTTCTTGAGTTACAGATTGAGGGATCAGAAAGGCGAAAGGAACGGGATTATCAATTTGTCAGTGAAAACCAAGTTTGCGGCAGCGCCGGAGCGTTCGTGCGCGGCGTCTTCTGCGTCGTTGGCGTCGTCTCCGGTGGTTGGAGTTCCGGTCGGGAAGAATAACTTGGGTGGCGTTGTGACTGGGTTTCCCGTTTGGTCCGTCTCACATTAA